In the Gossypium arboreum isolate Shixiya-1 chromosome 10, ASM2569848v2, whole genome shotgun sequence genome, one interval contains:
- the LOC128282517 gene encoding disease resistance-like protein DSC1 isoform X1, translating to MSHMDILLFQPSVFENMINLRYIFSYDSFWRSLQMKKLFTYQVDNVFLPDELRYLRWENYPFKSLSSNSNLKNLTLLELPHGNMEQLWSESHQNLANLREIDVSYCKNLRKIPNLSEAINLELLCCVGCESLVEFWNEDGHTGLVNLRKINFGGCVNLRKISNLSRAINLEILVFTDCESLVELWNEDDHMVCVFIFIFKKMIYNL from the exons ATGTCACACATGGATATTCTACTGTTCCAACCTTCTGTTTTTGAAAATATGATTAATCTTAGATATATCTTCTCCTATGATTCGTTTTGGAGATCTTTGCAAATGAAGAAGCTATTTACATACCAAGTTGataatgtatttcttcctgaTGAGTTAAGGTATCTTCGATGGGAAAATTACCCCTTCAAATCTTTATCATCAAATTCTAATCTAAAAAACCTTACTCTGTTGGAATTACCACATGGAAACATGGAACAACTTTGGAGCGAAAGTCATcag AACCTTGCTAATTTAAGGGAAATTGACGTTTCATATTGCAAGAATTTAAGGAAGATTCCTAATCTTTCTGAAGCCATCAACCTTGAACTCCTTTGTTGCGTTGGCTGTGAAAGTTTGGTTGAATTTTGGAATGAAGATGGTCATACA GGCCTTGTTAATTTAAGGAAAATTAACTTTGGGGGGTGCGTGAATTTAAGGAAGATATCTAATCTTTCAAGAGCCATCAACCTTGAAATCCTTGTTTTCACTGACTGCGAAagtttggttgaactttggaatGAAGATGATCATATGGTATgtgttttcatatttatttttaaaaaaatgatttataatttataa
- the LOC108470867 gene encoding disease resistance protein RPS4B-like isoform X1 encodes MKMIICLKEFPQVPSHFRSLNLSETGIEEVPDSIKNLHKLESLLLGNSQVKKVSIKLELLRKLDLSGCPITELPFDSLCNLQHLNMSGSAVKNVSIKLESLRYLHLSGCPMVELLSELPPYLEVLSVNDCKSLEKVSFADQNLNQFGSLDNEFCRNPKFFMQFRNCLNLNQASTKNIEANAMLKIGSLFKEWAATYARKNFREYPQSLICCFAGNEILANNFKYRSLNSSLSLKIAPNGGSGSRFLVFAICLVANLAHRHYFLHPLFNCKYQLTAAGGGNGGGGCENFISKISFGSLFELDTYMGNHVFILSSTDMVIEDKNYEEASFNFYIGHLDLNAAEGGFMEVERCGVHVFYVDKESDTDATEKRVAGNKRSFSHDGEEGDGGLKRLK; translated from the exons ATGAAGATGATCATATG TCTCAAGGAGTTTCCTCAAGTCCCAAGTCATTTTCGTTCTTTAAATTTATCAGAAACGGGAATAGAAGAAGTGCCTGATTCAATTAAGAATCTCCACAAACTTGAATCTTTGCTGTTGGGGAACTCACAGGTAAAAAAAGTATCGATCAAGTTGGAACTCCTTCGTAAATTGGATCTTAGTGGTTGCCCAATTACAGAACTGCCTTTCGACTCTCTATGTAATCTTCAGCACTTAAATATGAGTGGCTCAGCGGTAAAAAATGTGTCGATCAAGTTGGAATCTCTTCGTTATCTGCATCTTAGTGGTTGCCCAATGGTCGAATTACTCTCAGAGCTTCCACCATATCTGGAAGTCTTGAGTGTAAATGACTGCAAATCGTTAGAAAAAGTATCCTTTGCAGATCAAAATTTAAATCAGTTTGGTTCTTTAGATAATGAGTTTTGCAGAAATCCTAAATTTTTTATGCAATTCCGTAATTGCTTAAACTTAAATCAAGCGTCAACAAAAAACATTGAGGCAAATGCCATGCTCAAAATTGGATCCCTATTTAAGGAATGGGCAGCGACGTATGCTAGGAAAAACTTTCGTGAGTACCCTCAAAGTTTGATTTGCTGTTTCGCAGGAAACGAAATTTTAGCAAATAATTTCAAGTATCGGAGCTTGAATTCTTCCTTAAGTTTGAAGATAGCCCCAAATGGGGGTAGTGGGAGCAGATTTTTGGTTTTTGCTATCTGCCTTGTAGCTAATCTCGCTCACCGCCATTATTTTCTACATCCTCTATTTAATTGTAAGTACCAACTTACAGCCGCCGGTGGTGGCAATGGTGGAGGTggttgtgaaaatttcataagtAAGATATCTTTCGGCAGTCTTTTTGAGCTAGATACGTACATGGGTAATCACGTGTTTATTCTATCTAGCACCGACATGGTTATAGAAGACAAGAATTATGAGGAGGCATCATTCAATTTCTACATCGGACATTTGGATTTAAACGCCGCAGAAGGAGGGTTTATGGAGGTGGAGAGATGTGGTGTTCATGTATTTTACGTGGATAAAGAGAGTGATACAGATGCTACTGAAAAGAGAGTTGCTGGGAACAAAAGAAGCTTTAGCCATGATGGTGAAGAAGGGGATGGAGGACTTAAAAGACTGAAATAG
- the LOC128282517 gene encoding disease resistance-like protein DSC1 isoform X2, producing the protein MSHMDILLFQPSVFENMINLRYIFSYDSFWRSLQMKKLFTYQVDNVFLPDELRYLRWENYPFKSLSSNSNLKNLTLLELPHGNMEQLWSESHQNLRKIPNLSEAINLELLCCVGCESLVEFWNEDGHTGLVNLRKINFGGCVNLRKISNLSRAINLEILVFTDCESLVELWNEDDHMVCVFIFIFKKMIYNL; encoded by the exons ATGTCACACATGGATATTCTACTGTTCCAACCTTCTGTTTTTGAAAATATGATTAATCTTAGATATATCTTCTCCTATGATTCGTTTTGGAGATCTTTGCAAATGAAGAAGCTATTTACATACCAAGTTGataatgtatttcttcctgaTGAGTTAAGGTATCTTCGATGGGAAAATTACCCCTTCAAATCTTTATCATCAAATTCTAATCTAAAAAACCTTACTCTGTTGGAATTACCACATGGAAACATGGAACAACTTTGGAGCGAAAGTCATcag AATTTAAGGAAGATTCCTAATCTTTCTGAAGCCATCAACCTTGAACTCCTTTGTTGCGTTGGCTGTGAAAGTTTGGTTGAATTTTGGAATGAAGATGGTCATACA GGCCTTGTTAATTTAAGGAAAATTAACTTTGGGGGGTGCGTGAATTTAAGGAAGATATCTAATCTTTCAAGAGCCATCAACCTTGAAATCCTTGTTTTCACTGACTGCGAAagtttggttgaactttggaatGAAGATGATCATATGGTATgtgttttcatatttatttttaaaaaaatgatttataatttataa
- the LOC108470867 gene encoding disease resistance-like protein CSA1 isoform X2, translating into MVKKVSIKLELLRKLDLSGCPITELPFDSLCNLQHLNMSGSAVKNVSIKLESLRYLHLSGCPMVELLSELPPYLEVLSVNDCKSLEKVSFADQNLNQFGSLDNEFCRNPKFFMQFRNCLNLNQASTKNIEANAMLKIGSLFKEWAATYARKNFREYPQSLICCFAGNEILANNFKYRSLNSSLSLKIAPNGGSGSRFLVFAICLVANLAHRHYFLHPLFNCKYQLTAAGGGNGGGGCENFISKISFGSLFELDTYMGNHVFILSSTDMVIEDKNYEEASFNFYIGHLDLNAAEGGFMEVERCGVHVFYVDKESDTDATEKRVAGNKRSFSHDGEEGDGGLKRLK; encoded by the exons ATG GTAAAAAAAGTATCGATCAAGTTGGAACTCCTTCGTAAATTGGATCTTAGTGGTTGCCCAATTACAGAACTGCCTTTCGACTCTCTATGTAATCTTCAGCACTTAAATATGAGTGGCTCAGCGGTAAAAAATGTGTCGATCAAGTTGGAATCTCTTCGTTATCTGCATCTTAGTGGTTGCCCAATGGTCGAATTACTCTCAGAGCTTCCACCATATCTGGAAGTCTTGAGTGTAAATGACTGCAAATCGTTAGAAAAAGTATCCTTTGCAGATCAAAATTTAAATCAGTTTGGTTCTTTAGATAATGAGTTTTGCAGAAATCCTAAATTTTTTATGCAATTCCGTAATTGCTTAAACTTAAATCAAGCGTCAACAAAAAACATTGAGGCAAATGCCATGCTCAAAATTGGATCCCTATTTAAGGAATGGGCAGCGACGTATGCTAGGAAAAACTTTCGTGAGTACCCTCAAAGTTTGATTTGCTGTTTCGCAGGAAACGAAATTTTAGCAAATAATTTCAAGTATCGGAGCTTGAATTCTTCCTTAAGTTTGAAGATAGCCCCAAATGGGGGTAGTGGGAGCAGATTTTTGGTTTTTGCTATCTGCCTTGTAGCTAATCTCGCTCACCGCCATTATTTTCTACATCCTCTATTTAATTGTAAGTACCAACTTACAGCCGCCGGTGGTGGCAATGGTGGAGGTggttgtgaaaatttcataagtAAGATATCTTTCGGCAGTCTTTTTGAGCTAGATACGTACATGGGTAATCACGTGTTTATTCTATCTAGCACCGACATGGTTATAGAAGACAAGAATTATGAGGAGGCATCATTCAATTTCTACATCGGACATTTGGATTTAAACGCCGCAGAAGGAGGGTTTATGGAGGTGGAGAGATGTGGTGTTCATGTATTTTACGTGGATAAAGAGAGTGATACAGATGCTACTGAAAAGAGAGTTGCTGGGAACAAAAGAAGCTTTAGCCATGATGGTGAAGAAGGGGATGGAGGACTTAAAAGACTGAAATAG